GTGAAAACAAGCCATGTTTCTCCTATAGTTTAAGAAGTTGCATCTGCCATAACAACAAGTAATATCATCAGTTCCATGACATTTGAACACATTATGTTTTTCTCTCAGACTCAACATGCCCCCAAAAAGCGTAGAAACTTACTCAGGGCATTCCCATTCTCCTGGAAGGAGCTGTCTCTTTGGTCTCTTTGCATCACACTGTAAGCAAATGGTGTTCTTTGCGAAGTTCATGAAATCGCACCTAAGAATAAAAATTACCATCTCAGGACATAGGCTTAAAAAGGACAAGGTGATCAAAAGAGCAAGGGTGTGACTTACTTTGGGCAGAGCCAATCACCTTTCTTCATCTCAACGTCATCACGGCCAACGCGTCTTTTAGGAGGTGGAGGTGGCTGCTTGACTTTAGGTGGAGCTTTCTTGATAACTGGTGGAGTAAGGTTAGGATCGATTGGTACTTTGCTTAACTTGACAACCTCATGCAGCAGCTTGCGCACCACAGTCTTAACAGATTTTTTCTTGAGGAGGCTTTTGTTGGCTACTACTGTATCACTCAATGGGTCAAAACCATAGGTGAACAAAATCTTCATGAGGTCAAGGGTTCGAGCCTCGTCCTCTTTGTTTGTTAACAGAAACGCCTTCTCACACGAGTTTCTCAAGCTGCAGGAACTGCAGACCTGATATATAAAATGGATGTTATCATCTGAAGAATCTTACTGACAGGAAACCAATCAGGAAATAATTACCAGAGAAGAAAAGAGTAAGACTAACAAAGGAGACATTATGAAACCTAAAACCACACAACCAATGAGCTAAAAGCCTAAAGACTGTTAAGTTCCTAACCTATTCTTCCATATATATCAACTACACCTCAAATTCAACTGTCTTATCAAAATAAAAGTGTAAGCAGGGCTGGATCTGAGATTTTTGGAGgctataaacatatttttaaaagcttagtaaaaaaaattcataatttgGGAGCCTATGCCtctaaaaaactgtaaaagTTTTTGGGGGTGGAAGCTAATGTTTCATTAGGATGTGCACAGAGATGCATAGTAGTAGTAGACCAAAATCAGAGAGATTGCAAGGGCACTGATAGCTATGGTTCAAGATTAatgataagaaaaggaaatggTGGTGCTTCAGTACAAAAGCAAAGTATAAGCAAAAGAAGCTTACATCTCCTTCATCGAGATGGACACGCTTCCTCAGTAGTTTGCCAGAGAAAACAACTTTTCTATCAGTCGCTGGACACCCATGGCCGACAAGTATTTGAATGTCGTTCCTCGACAATGACCtcaaggttaaaaaaaaaaaaaaacaagcaattCATATAAGCACATCTCAAAACTAAACTGTTTTCTCGATAAAAGCATAAAGCTTTGTTAGATTTTCAGAAGGTTGAAGAAACCTTAGAATATCGAAACGGTCTTTTCCGAAATTGACACAAGCGTTCTGAACAGCTCTAAAGTCCTGGAACAGAGCAGCTCCAAcatttgatgatgatgaagatgatgagggtacATCGATTCCCAAACTCTGCACCATCATCTCGTCTTCATCATCGTCACGTTGCCTCCTATGATCAAAGTAGTTCTGCTTCACCAATACCTCCATAAGCTCCATCCACTCAGGCCACGGATGCACCAACTCCACCACACCATTCTCCTTACTCAACACTGACTGAGTCAACTCCTCCGGTCTTTCATTATCCCCGACGGACTCGGATTCGGATTTTTCAGGATCCGGATCTCGTCGAAGAGCAGCAGCAGGAGGTGGTGGTTGCTGTTTGGATTGGCGCCAAGCGCGGATACGCTCGAGGGTCTCGTCTTGCTCCGAGTGACGTTTCTCGATTGCATCGATCTGATCGAAGACGAAGCTGAGGCGGGAAGAGAGGGAGGAGGAAGGTTTGTGGTTTTCTTCAGGGGAAGAAGAGTTATTAGGGTTGCTCTGTGCGGAGGTGGAGAGTGGTTTCACGAGGAATGGGTGGAAAAGGCGGCGgcttttagggtttatgttgcGGAGAGAGATgcgtttgatgaggaggagagAGATTGAAGGAGGCATAGCTGAAGAAAATGGGGATTATTCAAAGAGTGGTGAGGGTTGCCATTGAAACGGTTCTTAGGAATAAAAAGGGTTTATGATATTTCTGGTTAAACCCATCGAGGACTCGCTGCTTCAGGGATTCTTTTATCCCGGTTCCATTcggtttaaatatattttggttcGATTCGGTTTTTAAACAGACAGATAGTCatgttttcaactttcaaaatgCATACAAGTTaatactttgatttttttttttcatcaactaTATAGACTCATATATAActcacattttaaaattttcaattaactatgtcttatatattaaaacagaagtcacaattttgattcatgtgtaattttttaaaaaataaacttagtggacatattcctaaaaaaatcatgttacatttaatatctaatcttatcatttaaattttgggcctaccaaaatttttattgggctatcaataattggatttaaaacAATAGATGtttcattggatttatagatagtataaattaaatagatataatttaatgttgtaatactatacctctatatgctaaatatttgtcgatgttaacttttaaaattattaaaaaaaaatttaaataataaaaatcatattatctaacaatgattaatctttactaccttaaaccaatgaaaacaaattttaaaatatatagtttattttaaaaattaaataaaaactaaatatttaattatttactcgataatataaatctatgaagcgaaaaatttaatttcttaaaaaatttctaaatttgtgaaatgttacaatatttttgaatatgacaataaaataatattttactaatctttatatatacagttacgattttaataataaaataataatctgaaaatatatatatagaagaagatacaaatatatgtgaaagtttgaaacaatctattcaaagaaaaaaatatacagtaaacttattatgttttaaaaattgatagacacatatatattataatatataccaatttagaattgaaaacaaaatatttatataaaaataaatgaaaacaaaaatcagacgtagtttaaaatcataaaatcaatTTGTGTTTGTGCGTGCCACTGCCACTAGAAAACTAAGCATCATTATTCGATAAAAAACCTTGTTTAAAATTGCATTATGCGTGATTCCGATGGCCGGTATAAACTAGCAAgacaatgaaaataaataaaaaatcgaatattagttttgtaaaatgaaaacttagttgtatagtattatttttttcctctaaTATACTCTTTAAGGTAATTCTCGCGGATAATGAAACTCTAAGACTAATAAAAGTACAAGTTATGTCACTCGTTTATAAAGGTATCCGATTCAAGTGAATCTTGAACTTTAAAATTCTTGACATATGTAACATGTGCTCTATTGTTCCAGATCTTGGAAGTAAGAAgcatttattttttgcttataatcaCTTTCGTATACTGAACAGCTTATAGAGAAGGAGATGAACTGAATCACTTTATGAGAATACATCTCGTTGGTGCACCTTCCGCTCCAGGCAATCTCAACGGTAAGCAATGAAGCGAGTACATTCCTACCTCCACATCATCCAGCTTCAGCGCTTCCACAGGGATTATCCTGATaatcatatgtatatatgtatgccTTGTCTCACTTTTGACACGCCTACTTAACAAACCAATGATCTCTACAACTTTCTTGTCTAGTGAAAATAGCGACGCTCAATCATATCCCAAGGTTTGATATCcaaatattaaaagagaaaattacGATGAAGAAAAAACATGCGACAAATCTTCAAGAAACAAAAGCAATGTTTTATTAGGTAATTGATACTTTAATAGGCAAAGATATAGTATACTCACCCGTTCTCCTAGTATAAACTTGTGCGTTTCAGGCGCTTCCTCATAAGCAGCAAAAGAAAGATAATCAAGCCCTGAGATTCCACGATGTAGAGTAGTACTAGCTAAGAAATACTCTTGAGGATacttaaaagaaaaaggaaaaaagaaactaGAAAATCCATTTCTTACCAATAAGTTTGATATCTGTATTCTCAACCAACCATTTCGCCCCATCCATCATGAATCTAGCAAAGCTCGAATCGAATTCTTTCTCAAACATAAGCCGCCTGAATAAACTCAACCACAGAGAGAGAAAAACAGTGATAAGATTCGAAACAAGAGTAACATTTTCTATGAGCTCATAATCAGATATTCAAACTTACCTATCAGTGTTCAATGTTCTGAAGAGCACACGACGAACTCCCTTGGAGCACCATTAACCCTAGCACCCCATTTGGGGtgcttaatatatatttttttttttggttttttttttctgatttaaaaaaaaaaataatttaaaaaacgaACCAACcgcgggccgccacgtatcAGCGGGGCCTGCAAAACAGTGCTAGCACCGGTGCTTAATTAAGCACAATAAGCATTTGTGTGAGTCCCATACGGTATTGTATTAATTTTTTGCTAAGCACTCCCTCTAAGCAcccccattaatcatgctcttaggaaTATGAAGTGATTTCATAACCTCCGTTACTAAATTCAACCAAAAACATTAGGCATAATATGATTTTCTTGAAACTATTCATTgttaaataaaattctcaacTCACCAGTGATATTCTTATCCCTTGGAACATCAACCAACAGTGCAGGGCCTACACAGTTTTAAACAATATCAATTCAAAGCAAGAAGTAGAAACCCAGGATTACATACCGTTTAGGATTTGGAGGTCAAGCGAATCGGAATCGAAACCAGCGTCGTAATACTTGTCATGAAAGTGGCCTGGTGCATCAAGGTGTGTACCGGTGTGAACAGATAGTTTCATCTCCGAGGTATTAGAGAGGGATTGGTTCTTCATACTCGTGGTTAGACGCAGGAACGGTTTAACTCCTTCTGACGATTCCCAGACCGGCATATCCTGCGTATACCGGTGGGTTATGTCGAATATCTTCCCTTCTCCATAAACCTCCCGGCGGATCGGTTTCAGATCGTCAGAGAGGGTCTTGGCGACGTAGAAGGTAGTGGGAATCGACGGAAAAGCTTCATCAGCGGCGATGACAGAGGAGAGGAAGAGTGTAGTGGCGATGATGAGGAAAGGAATCATTATCTCGGTTCGTAGGTTAACGTGGATTCATGAACCTTGGTTGGTATTCATATAGTATTCTGTTCGTAATGTTTTATTGGTCTGTCAATTTTATGATGATCAATCAAACTGATAGTATTAACTTCGAACCATAGAAGATGTTCCTTAAATAGATACTGGATGAATTATCTTATGTACACGCGAGTATTTCTAAGTGCGGGTTTGTTTTCGAAATTACTTCATTATTAATGAATTCATATATAAGATAGTGTAAGTTTGGAGGACACATTTATTCGGAACTACGAATCGAACCATACCAAactgaaaaaatcaaaatcaaaattaaaaagaatttcataaataactaaACATATCATATACCTGTGGAACCGAAATATTGAAACCGAACTGGGAGCCTAATGGGTAcctgaatttaaaaatataaattatataattacaaatattaaacatattCAATTTCTAGATAACTGAATatcctaaaaatattatttaaaaacctAATTACCCAAACAAATTacagaatatatttttattcaaaatattaaaataatatttgaattatctgatatttttatccaaataaTCTTAATTATAAGATATTTAAACTGAAAGACCTAaattatctgatattttttatctataaatctgTAGTTACCGGAAAAACCAGAATCAAACCGAAATTAAatttaaccaattttttttttttttgcatatttagCGGCTCTCAACTTTGCTACTAAAACAAAATAACcaaactgaaaccaaaccaattttttaaataattaaacagtTTCTAAATTTCTAGAACCAAaacaccaaaaccaaaatcctgaaccaaaacagaacaaaaaccaaaatatcgAACTGAAACAGAATGCTGATAAATAATAGTGTATATACATTTAAATGGTGCGAAGAAggcattttatttttacaaatgaTTTAACTTCTTTTAGTAGAGGTAcataaatagtttataaatgAGATAAGATATAAGCAATGTTTTTATATTCAATCTGGACTCGCGGTCGAACCGCAAAACTCAGTTGTCGTATATAATTATGACTGACTTATGTTCTTCATGTAGTATTTTATCAGAGATTCTACCAACTAATATGTttccataaaattttgatttattgaaaacctattaattaaaaatctaataagacCCAAAATCCCTTTATTAACGTGTGAACCAATACCGGCTCATCCGGCAAAAACCCAGAAAATCTtaataatactttaaaaaaaattaaacttcgcatatactttataatagtacataaaataataaaatatttgatttgttatataaactaaacacattgtatttatgttatgcatttcaaattataagttttgtaataatcaatactattacaattttaatgtagataaattatttcttttgtttagaaACATACAATGAGTTAGACCTATTGATATGAGAGATAATATCTTATGTTAAATAAATACATGTTGTATACTcgtatctttaaaaaaaaaaaaattgattagtaATAAGGTTAACGTATGTATTTTGTCTTCTTTTGGTTGATACGTGTAGCTAAGGGGAGTTGTAACTTAACTATGTGTGTTTTGCTTGAGTTAAGATACATGATCGATTAggaaataaaacatattagtaGTGATCGAGTTAATTTAAGTATGGGTCCCATAAATTGTGTTGCTATAATAAAGTTTAGTTATAATATTTGGTTAGTTATATAATAGGCTAGTTTAAAAATGAAAGGgtgcaataatttttttaagtatattttttaagacttttttctttttaatagtatagatttatctgcgagaaaaaatatatacaaattttagaTAACTTTACAACAAGTGACATTAAAACTTTTATGAaccgaaattgaaaaaaaaaaaaaaaagaatgtaaattgtgtttcaaaaaaaaaaaaaaaaaaaaaaagaggaaggaATGTAAATATCGATAGTTTCACTGAATAAAAGAATGAAGACGTCGACTATGATTTGATGGAACTGACTTTCTCCTAATTTGTGACCGAAACTGTAACACCCGTTTCATCTTCTCTTGGGAACGGTGTACTACTAACCAAAAACTACCAAATTAAACCGAtttataaaactgaataaaatgTCAAaccttttaatcaaataattttcaaataaaacaagtttataatttaaaaccaaatacattaaatcgaaaagttaattaaaaccgaaataaaatacAACAATCCCAAGACACCACTCCATCCACATATCCAACTACTCGTCATGTTCACCTGCAAGGGGAAGAAGATCCCAAGACACCAATCCATCCACATATCCAACTACTCGTCATGTTCACTTGCAAGAGGAAGAAAGAAGGGTGAGTTACTCTGTAAAGTATGAGATGCTAAATCACAAACCACTAACTCAGTACATAGCACTACGactatgtaggcctagctctagcatgaaacaatTACAGGGCCTAGTACACCTCACAGAACAAACATATGCCTAAAGCACAATACAAACAATGCGCTGATAGTACAAGCTACTCTATTCACCCTGcatttcctcataaggatatatgTATATCACCAGGCGTACAGTAGTCCATCTCTGTACTCCCACAATCTGCGCGTCGGCGACTGatacaaacgtctttgtaccTCCACAATCTCACTGCTCGTCGGCGGCTTACACAAACGTTTTTGTGCAACCGCAATCACACTGCTCGTCGGCGGCTTACACAAACGTCTTTGTGCACCCGCAATCACACTGCTCGTCGGCGGCTTACACAAACATCTTTGTGCACTCGCAATCCACACAAATGGacttatatttacatatatatatatatatatatatatatatatatatatatatcatttttaacaTCACTCATTTCAATCATcagttgaatcctctattatccaatttccggtttaacaatcaataaaaataataaacaaacaagattcttaaacagactcgattcacagagacggatcatgtttcgaaactagacTTTCTATaatagtagtactaaactagctcgggatttaatagaatagccctcaccttagccatAACAGAAAACCAGAAACGGATCCGACAATAAACAAGATGACTTGATCAGCAAGAAAGCTAAGGTTTCACCATAGATCTCAATCTCGATCTCGTCAACGAGACGCCAGATCGGAAAAGAATAGAAGCAAAACAATAAgacatgattaaaatatatttaatctaGGATTTAAGAAACTTGCAACACgagaaattaatataatttcttttaaccTTCACGGCTTGGAATCATAGTGGCAGATCCCAGCCCCAAAAGTGCATGGTCCTCTCCGATGACTCACAGTTGATGATCACAGTTGGTCGGATTGAAACGGTGGCCCCGGTCGTGGTGATCCGTGCCGATGGCGTCAAGATGCGATGACTCCTGCTCGTATGTCTCTTCCTCCATGCACTAACGTATCAGCAAGCATAGAAGAAAGATAACTTGAGGgaggagatgaaggaggagCACGTGTGTGGAGGTGGAGAGGAAGAGAGATGATTAAAGGAGATGATAGCAATGACGGTTCCACTCtcgacaaataaataaaaagaatagtGTTTTGATTCCTTTTAAATACACACACGCACAATAAGAAGGATATGTATTTGGTTTAGGAGATGGTTTGGTTCAATCCaaattaattaaagaaaaaaaaatgaaaccaatCGGATAAAGAAACCGGGTCG
This genomic stretch from Brassica napus cultivar Da-Ae chromosome C9, Da-Ae, whole genome shotgun sequence harbors:
- the LOC106386727 gene encoding uncharacterized protein LOC106386727, which codes for MPPSISLLLIKRISLRNINPKSRRLFHPFLVKPLSTSAQSNPNNSSSPEENHKPSSSLSSRLSFVFDQIDAIEKRHSEQDETLERIRAWRQSKQQPPPPAAALRRDPDPEKSESESVGDNERPEELTQSVLSKENGVVELVHPWPEWMELMEVLVKQNYFDHRRQRDDDEDEMMVQSLGIDVPSSSSSSSNVGAALFQDFRAVQNACVNFGKDRFDILRSLSRNDIQILVGHGCPATDRKVVFSGKLLRKRVHLDEGDVCSSCSLRNSCEKAFLLTNKEDEARTLDLMKILFTYGFDPLSDTVVANKSLLKKKSVKTVVRKLLHEVVKLSKVPIDPNLTPPVIKKAPPKVKQPPPPPKRRVGRDDVEMKKGDWLCPKCDFMNFAKNTICLQCDAKRPKRQLLPGEWECPECNFLNYRRNMACFHCDCKRPPDAFLENKTQETHRFTEGQTEKVVKRDDVSNAWNFDFDDDESDGAEVAAFEYADSSRKNKNLPMDGLRDPEEEEFGNLPPGARESSEIGGTSRRPGVGFDDFDDEDDVDSYEIDETGNREVPSRTSFASEEFSEDEQFPESKAGYNAHRGGSNRNGNSRGGFSRDNELGFSSDDEASVTPRWKSSHVASTNRGPPSRKLTFGSDDEFGLDSDMEDDGPRSGLRGGGGQRSNGARGGFKGKRRSYSASESDDDDMDDKEYRGSSFSGNRSRGGNRGRMRGGRGGFNDYNASSGFSDNRSRGRGGRTGGGRRGGFDSDGEDYRGSGRSRGNREERGGFGGRMGSRSGGFDDGFDRKSSRGGRGAGSFRGSNRGGGGRGNRHGNSDGKDTDSADFRNSRRVIER
- the LOC106433760 gene encoding cyclase-like protein 3, which produces MIPFLIIATTLFLSSVIAADEAFPSIPTTFYVAKTLSDDLKPIRREVYGEGKIFDITHRYTQDMPVWESSEGVKPFLRLTTSMKNQSLSNTSEMKLSVHTGTHLDAPGHFHDKYYDAGFDSDSLDLQILNGPALLVDVPRDKNITVTEVMKSLHIPKSMINGVRRVLFRTLNTDRRLMFEKEFDSSFARFMMDGAKWLVENTDIKLIGLDYLSFAAYEEAPETHKFILGERICRMIIPVEALKLDDVEVGMYSLHCLPLRLPGAEGAPTRCILIK